The following proteins are co-located in the Komagataeibacter sp. FNDCF1 genome:
- a CDS encoding iron-sulfur cluster assembly accessory protein: MSQPPAPATDGFRVSESAARRLREILDEQSPAPDGEPALRVAVEAGGCNGFQYKFALDNTVAPDDTVIPAGTARVLVDPASLDLLAGAELDFNDSLMGAHFTVRNPNAASSCGCGTSFSVE; the protein is encoded by the coding sequence ATGTCCCAGCCCCCTGCCCCCGCCACCGATGGCTTCCGTGTATCGGAATCGGCCGCGCGCCGCCTGCGCGAGATCCTGGATGAACAGTCCCCGGCCCCAGATGGCGAACCCGCGCTGCGCGTTGCGGTGGAAGCGGGGGGATGCAATGGCTTCCAGTACAAATTCGCGCTCGATAACACCGTGGCGCCCGATGACACCGTCATTCCCGCCGGCACGGCACGCGTGCTGGTGGACCCGGCCAGCCTTGACCTGCTGGCAGGGGCCGAGCTGGACTTCAACGACAGCCTGATGGGCGCGCATTTTACCGTGCGCAATCCCAATGCCGCGTCATCATGCGGGTGTGGCACCAGCTTCTCGGTCGAATGA